From a single Lewinella sp. LCG006 genomic region:
- a CDS encoding ATP-dependent DNA helicase RecQ, which yields MKDPLKILQQYWGHPGFRPLQADIIAAILEGKDTLALLPTGGGKSICFQVPAIASEGLCLVVSPLIALMKDQVQQLKERGIKAEAIYAGLSHQDIDRIVDNAVYGHLQLLYLSPERLQTDILKERLPKMPLRMIAVDEAHCISQWGYDFRPAYLEIANIRELVPEVPIIALTATATPEVVTDIQEKLLFRKDRRVFQKSFVRDNLAYVVRQAEGKIAQLANILQKVEGSSVVYVRSRRRCKEIAVELVRRKIAASYYHAGLEMDERSARQEAWIDGRIRVMVATNAFGMGIDKADVRSVVHIDIPDSLEAYFQEAGRGGRDGEKAYAVLLYSRDDKDRLLRNYERSFPPMEEIRRVYRALGSYLQLATGAGIGRSYDFDLAQFAQTYQLEAVMVHHCLSVLEQNGWLAVSDAVYVPAYLQVIVNKDVLYDYQLKHRKLDRILKIILRTYQGAFNHPVKLKESQLAKFLKISTKELQKGLHNMHTAGIVRYRPAKDSPQITLLRDRVPAELLSIDLPAYRIRKERHLSRIKAAIRYAERDICRSQQLVRYFGEKNSPVCGHCDVCLARKQAGLSVSEHQQLAHRLEEILIKESCSLEELISHFANVREEDVLTSLSYLVDEGFIEKDATGKLVWKM from the coding sequence TTGAAAGACCCACTGAAAATATTGCAGCAATACTGGGGCCACCCAGGTTTTCGGCCTTTACAGGCCGATATCATTGCCGCTATTCTAGAGGGAAAAGACACCTTGGCTTTGCTTCCAACCGGGGGCGGAAAATCTATTTGTTTTCAAGTTCCTGCCATTGCGAGCGAAGGGCTCTGCCTGGTTGTTTCGCCATTGATTGCACTGATGAAAGACCAGGTGCAGCAACTGAAGGAACGTGGCATAAAAGCCGAAGCCATCTACGCCGGATTAAGTCATCAGGATATTGATCGCATCGTTGATAATGCCGTTTACGGGCATCTCCAGCTTTTGTACCTGTCACCGGAGCGATTGCAAACCGACATCCTCAAAGAACGCCTCCCCAAGATGCCGCTTCGGATGATCGCCGTAGACGAAGCCCACTGTATTAGCCAATGGGGCTATGATTTTCGCCCGGCCTATTTGGAAATTGCGAACATCAGAGAATTAGTACCTGAAGTCCCGATCATTGCGCTAACCGCGACTGCAACTCCTGAGGTAGTCACAGATATCCAGGAAAAATTGCTGTTTCGCAAGGATCGGCGGGTATTTCAGAAAAGCTTCGTGCGGGATAACCTGGCGTATGTGGTCCGGCAAGCCGAAGGAAAAATTGCCCAACTGGCCAATATTTTACAAAAAGTGGAGGGAAGTTCGGTGGTCTATGTTCGAAGCAGGCGACGCTGTAAGGAAATCGCGGTAGAATTGGTTCGCCGAAAAATTGCAGCCAGTTACTACCATGCTGGCTTGGAAATGGACGAACGTTCAGCACGACAGGAAGCCTGGATTGATGGCCGCATTCGCGTAATGGTAGCCACCAATGCCTTTGGTATGGGGATTGATAAAGCGGATGTACGCTCGGTGGTACACATCGATATCCCGGATAGCTTGGAAGCTTATTTCCAGGAAGCTGGCCGTGGTGGAAGAGATGGTGAAAAAGCCTACGCTGTATTGCTCTACAGCCGCGATGACAAGGATCGTCTTTTGCGAAATTACGAACGCTCTTTCCCGCCGATGGAGGAAATTCGCAGGGTGTATCGCGCCTTGGGCAGTTACCTCCAACTAGCTACTGGTGCGGGTATTGGGAGGAGTTATGATTTTGATCTTGCCCAATTTGCCCAGACCTACCAGCTAGAAGCGGTAATGGTACACCATTGCCTTTCGGTGCTGGAACAAAATGGCTGGCTTGCTGTCAGCGATGCCGTCTATGTTCCGGCGTACCTGCAAGTGATTGTGAACAAGGATGTTTTGTACGATTATCAATTGAAGCACCGCAAGCTAGATCGCATTTTAAAAATCATCCTCCGCACCTATCAGGGAGCCTTCAATCATCCGGTCAAACTTAAGGAATCGCAACTTGCTAAGTTTTTGAAAATTAGCACCAAAGAATTGCAAAAGGGACTGCACAATATGCACACTGCAGGTATTGTAAGGTACCGCCCTGCGAAAGATAGTCCACAGATTACTTTACTGCGTGACCGGGTGCCAGCTGAGCTTCTGTCCATCGACCTACCGGCTTACCGCATACGGAAAGAACGGCATCTCTCCCGAATTAAAGCGGCTATTCGCTATGCTGAAAGAGACATTTGCAGGTCGCAGCAGCTCGTACGCTATTTTGGAGAAAAAAACAGCCCGGTATGTGGGCATTGTGACGTTTGTCTGGCACGCAAACAAGCAGGCCTCTCCGTCAGTGAACATCAACAATTAGCCCATCGCCTGGAGGAAATACTCATCAAGGAAAGTTGTTCTTTAGAAGAGCTCATTTCGCATTTCGCCAATGTACGCGAAGAGGATGTATTGACCAGTTTAAGCTACCTTGTAGACGAGGGCTTTATTGAAAAAGACGCTACAGGGAAACTCGTTTGGAAAATGTAA
- a CDS encoding FkbM family methyltransferase, whose product MNLLQSILGSKILERTKRRLGKLTGLHLKLKRFTASASEPLRIAMLLKEQGVDLVIDIGANTGQFAESLYDFGYRGRTISFEPVSEAHREISARSAAYPQWIVAERMAIGEKDGEIEFHITDDTQFSSVLPIEESFSAHNTKSAIVKKELLPIRQLDHVIEQYAPDWEAATILLKIDTQGYEQQVISGAQKVLAKAKGLKIEIPVYKIYQHAQLGFYETLHFIEQEGFQPFSFHVEGVDLPTGRVNTIDGLFFRMEKE is encoded by the coding sequence ATGAATTTACTGCAAAGCATTTTGGGCTCCAAGATTTTAGAAAGAACCAAACGGCGACTGGGAAAATTAACGGGGCTGCACTTGAAGTTGAAACGCTTTACCGCTTCCGCGAGTGAACCGTTGAGGATAGCCATGCTTTTGAAAGAGCAGGGGGTAGACTTGGTTATTGATATTGGTGCCAACACTGGCCAGTTTGCAGAATCACTCTATGATTTTGGCTACCGTGGCCGTACCATTTCATTCGAGCCTGTTTCGGAAGCTCACCGGGAGATCAGTGCCCGCTCCGCAGCATATCCGCAATGGATCGTTGCCGAGCGAATGGCCATTGGTGAAAAAGATGGCGAAATAGAATTTCATATCACCGATGATACCCAGTTCAGCTCTGTACTACCCATCGAAGAGAGTTTTTCTGCCCACAACACAAAATCAGCCATTGTAAAAAAGGAACTATTACCCATCAGGCAACTCGATCATGTGATCGAGCAGTATGCTCCCGACTGGGAAGCGGCTACTATTCTGCTGAAGATTGATACGCAAGGTTATGAACAGCAAGTCATCAGTGGTGCCCAAAAAGTTCTGGCTAAAGCCAAAGGATTGAAAATAGAAATTCCTGTTTACAAAATTTACCAGCACGCTCAGCTAGGCTTCTACGAAACCCTGCATTTTATTGAGCAGGAAGGCTTCCAACCTTTCAGCTTTCACGTCGAAGGTGTCGATTTACCTACAGGTCGGGTGAATACCATAGATGGTCTTTTTTTTCGGATGGAAAAAGAATAA
- a CDS encoding DUF4340 domain-containing protein — MAKNRLWILGFGLLVIVYGISQYFQQQRSNSFHSVLLDFVPKEVIKIDIHKAGNLPFSILRHDDRWLLTQQNVNEAAANEAVEDLLRRLRDIRTSALVSQQEAEWESFGLGPKQGILLCLHFAEDEPSCVRIGRYTYSAEEKSVQAYTRLEYQKEVFTINGLALSMFSGDLSAFRRNQLLHSEAFTDSLKLYFGLDTLLMIRNRQNQLSLNQQDPGDSLLWMNYLQQLNDLKGQYFADDINELSMDSLRYWQLTIYQGDDSLLLDCYRDTSRQDPYLLHSQQFKGTWISSDSAGLHAQLIQPWLKWINHHD; from the coding sequence ATGGCTAAAAACCGCTTGTGGATCCTTGGCTTTGGGCTGCTGGTCATAGTGTACGGAATCAGTCAGTACTTTCAACAACAACGCAGCAATAGCTTCCATTCGGTACTCTTGGATTTTGTGCCGAAAGAAGTGATCAAGATTGACATTCACAAAGCTGGCAACCTGCCTTTTAGCATTCTAAGACATGATGATCGATGGCTACTGACCCAACAGAATGTCAATGAGGCTGCTGCCAACGAAGCTGTGGAGGATTTGTTGAGGCGTTTGCGTGACATCAGGACTTCCGCATTAGTTAGCCAACAGGAAGCCGAGTGGGAGTCTTTTGGCTTGGGCCCAAAACAAGGAATATTACTGTGCCTTCATTTTGCGGAAGATGAACCCAGCTGTGTGCGCATCGGTCGCTATACTTATTCTGCCGAAGAAAAGTCGGTGCAGGCGTATACTCGACTGGAATATCAAAAGGAAGTGTTTACAATCAATGGCTTGGCCCTGAGTATGTTTAGTGGTGACTTATCTGCCTTTCGGCGAAACCAGTTGCTCCACAGTGAAGCCTTTACTGACAGTTTGAAATTATACTTTGGCCTAGACACTTTGCTGATGATTCGGAATCGCCAAAATCAATTGAGTCTTAATCAACAGGACCCTGGCGATAGCTTGTTGTGGATGAATTACCTCCAACAACTTAATGATCTAAAGGGGCAATATTTTGCCGATGACATCAACGAATTAAGCATGGATTCCTTGCGTTATTGGCAACTCACCATCTATCAAGGGGATGACTCCCTTTTGCTGGATTGCTATCGAGATACCAGTCGGCAAGACCCCTATTTGCTTCATTCTCAGCAATTCAAGGGTACCTGGATCAGTAGTGACAGTGCTGGCCTGCACGCTCAACTTATTCAACCGTGGTTAAAATGGATCAATCATCATGACTGA
- a CDS encoding non-canonical purine NTP diphosphatase gives METIVFATNNPNKIREVQQLLGSNYQFLSLEEVGCMEELPETSPTLEGNALEKARHLYHHYHHDCFSEDTGLEVEALNGAPGVITARYAGPERDARLNMQKLLRELGPHTNRKARFRTVIALIINGKEYLFEGIVNGSISHELQGEDGFGYDPVFIPEGENRTFAQMSKEEKNAVSHRGRAIAKLQDFLKKQLHHG, from the coding sequence ATGGAAACCATCGTCTTTGCCACCAACAACCCCAATAAAATTAGAGAAGTACAACAACTACTTGGAAGTAACTATCAATTTCTGAGCCTGGAAGAAGTAGGTTGTATGGAAGAATTGCCTGAGACCAGCCCAACCCTAGAGGGTAATGCGCTGGAAAAAGCGCGTCACCTTTACCATCATTATCACCATGATTGCTTTTCCGAGGATACTGGTCTGGAAGTAGAAGCGCTCAATGGTGCACCGGGGGTGATTACTGCCAGGTACGCCGGCCCTGAGCGTGATGCAAGGCTAAATATGCAAAAATTGCTGCGCGAATTAGGGCCACACACCAACCGCAAAGCCCGCTTCCGTACCGTAATAGCGCTGATCATCAACGGTAAAGAATACCTCTTTGAGGGTATCGTCAATGGAAGTATTAGCCATGAATTGCAGGGGGAAGATGGTTTTGGTTATGATCCGGTTTTTATTCCCGAAGGAGAAAACAGGACTTTCGCACAAATGAGCAAAGAAGAGAAAAATGCCGTTAGTCATCGCGGCCGAGCTATTGCCAAATTGCAAGATTTTCTAAAAAAACAGTTGCATCATGGCTAA
- a CDS encoding branched-chain amino acid aminotransferase, producing the protein MKYNIQVTKVQESKVADVDFANIPFGRVFSDHMFVADYRDGKWQDYRIIPFGNFSMHPASMALHYGQAIFEGMKASKGKDGEPLLFRPEMHAQRINRSAERMMMPTFPEDVFVEALHRLIDVDAAWIPPQEGSALYVRPYMFATDEFIGVRPSATYKFVIFTGPVGPYYAKPVSLKVEQHYVRAVPGGTGEAKAAGNYAGSLLPAHLAQQQGFDQVVWMGGPEMKHIQEVGTMNIFFVIDGKVITPATDGAILRGITRDSFLKILAEKNIPFEERPLNIDEVVAAYKAGTLQEAFGAGTAAVVSHVAEIAYGDLRMTLPPVEDRKIGAMLKDYIDGLRSGRVEDTHNWVVPVQQVAEV; encoded by the coding sequence ATGAAGTACAATATCCAAGTCACTAAGGTACAGGAAAGCAAAGTAGCAGACGTAGATTTTGCTAATATTCCTTTTGGACGGGTTTTTTCTGATCATATGTTCGTAGCTGATTACCGCGATGGCAAATGGCAAGATTACCGAATTATTCCTTTTGGAAACTTTTCCATGCACCCGGCTTCGATGGCGTTGCACTATGGACAGGCTATTTTCGAAGGAATGAAAGCCTCTAAGGGTAAAGATGGTGAGCCACTGTTGTTTCGTCCGGAGATGCACGCCCAGCGCATCAATCGTTCTGCGGAACGCATGATGATGCCTACTTTTCCTGAAGACGTATTCGTTGAAGCACTTCACCGTTTGATTGATGTTGATGCCGCATGGATTCCTCCTCAAGAGGGGAGTGCCTTGTACGTACGTCCTTACATGTTTGCCACGGATGAGTTTATTGGTGTACGGCCTTCAGCTACCTACAAGTTTGTCATCTTCACTGGCCCCGTAGGTCCTTACTATGCTAAACCAGTAAGTCTGAAAGTAGAGCAGCACTATGTACGTGCCGTACCTGGTGGCACTGGCGAAGCAAAAGCCGCGGGTAATTACGCAGGTAGCCTATTGCCAGCACACTTGGCGCAACAGCAAGGGTTTGACCAAGTTGTTTGGATGGGTGGCCCAGAAATGAAGCACATCCAGGAAGTTGGGACGATGAACATTTTCTTTGTGATCGATGGTAAAGTTATTACACCCGCTACCGATGGTGCTATTTTGCGTGGGATTACCAGAGATAGTTTCTTGAAAATCCTTGCAGAAAAAAATATACCTTTCGAAGAGCGTCCACTAAACATCGACGAAGTTGTGGCAGCTTACAAAGCGGGTACCTTGCAAGAAGCATTTGGTGCAGGTACTGCTGCTGTTGTTTCTCACGTAGCAGAAATTGCTTATGGTGATTTACGCATGACGCTACCGCCGGTAGAAGACCGTAAGATTGGTGCAATGTTGAAAGATTACATCGATGGCCTACGTTCTGGCCGGGTGGAAGATACCCACAATTGGGTAGTGCCCGTACAACAGGTTGCCGAAGTGTAA
- a CDS encoding cell division ATP-binding protein FtsE produces the protein MANTNLVVDLRQINILQGEQLVLEGVNLRISKGEFVYLIGKTGSGKSSLLKTLYGALPLHEGQAKVTDIALTSLDRHSIPTLRRNLGIVFQDFNLLTDRSVKENLDFVLRATGWEQTQERNNRIQLMLEQVGLNGLEHKMPHQLSGGEQQRVAIARALLNDPALILADEPTGNLDPETSDEILLLLRQLAKKHNTAVLFATHDYRILENFPARIVRCFQQRVVSDEDIIV, from the coding sequence ATGGCCAACACAAATTTGGTGGTAGATTTAAGGCAGATCAACATCCTGCAAGGTGAGCAGCTGGTCTTGGAAGGGGTCAATCTACGCATCTCTAAAGGGGAATTTGTTTACCTGATCGGTAAAACAGGAAGCGGCAAGTCCAGTTTGTTGAAAACACTCTATGGCGCACTACCTCTACACGAAGGACAAGCCAAGGTGACGGATATTGCCTTGACGAGCCTTGATCGCCACTCCATTCCAACCCTGCGCCGCAATTTGGGGATCGTTTTTCAGGACTTTAACCTGTTGACAGACCGGAGTGTCAAAGAAAATCTTGATTTTGTACTCCGTGCGACGGGCTGGGAGCAAACCCAAGAGCGCAACAACCGTATTCAACTGATGCTGGAACAAGTGGGGCTGAATGGCTTGGAGCACAAAATGCCCCATCAGCTTTCTGGTGGAGAACAACAAAGGGTAGCTATTGCTCGCGCCCTGCTCAATGATCCTGCCTTGATTTTAGCGGATGAGCCTACCGGCAACCTTGACCCCGAAACCAGCGACGAAATTTTGTTGCTGTTGCGCCAATTGGCAAAAAAGCACAACACCGCCGTATTGTTTGCTACCCACGATTATCGAATTTTGGAAAATTTTCCAGCCCGGATCGTGCGCTGCTTTCAACAACGGGTGGTGAGTGATGAGGATATTATCGTTTAG
- the tpiA gene encoding triose-phosphate isomerase, which translates to MSHRKNIVAGNWKMNKDYEEGRTLAREVVAKLQPSDTIVVLGAPFIHLKGVSHIISEVNNLCLAAQNCHQEEDGAYTGEISTTMLRSVGCDYVILGHSERRDYFEESNQLINAKVKKTLAAGMLPIFCCGEQLPVREAGDHEKLVAQQVKEGLFDLSAEDFSKVVIAYEPVWAIGTGVTASPEQAQEMHAFIRSLVAEHYGEDLANATSILYGGSVKPSNAKELFSQKDVDGGLVGGASLNASDFLAIVAAM; encoded by the coding sequence ATGAGCCATCGCAAAAATATTGTAGCAGGAAACTGGAAGATGAACAAGGACTATGAAGAAGGGCGCACCCTTGCTCGTGAAGTCGTAGCCAAACTCCAGCCTTCGGATACGATTGTTGTTTTAGGAGCTCCGTTTATTCATCTTAAGGGGGTGTCTCATATTATTAGTGAGGTCAACAACCTTTGTCTGGCAGCCCAAAATTGTCATCAAGAAGAGGATGGTGCTTACACGGGTGAGATTTCTACGACGATGCTCCGTTCGGTAGGCTGTGATTATGTGATTCTTGGACACAGCGAACGCCGCGATTACTTTGAAGAAAGCAACCAGTTGATTAATGCCAAGGTGAAAAAAACGCTCGCCGCAGGCATGCTACCGATTTTCTGTTGTGGTGAGCAATTACCCGTAAGAGAAGCTGGTGATCACGAAAAATTAGTTGCACAACAAGTTAAAGAGGGCCTATTTGACCTAAGTGCAGAAGATTTTAGCAAAGTCGTCATTGCGTACGAACCAGTATGGGCCATTGGTACCGGTGTAACTGCCTCGCCCGAACAAGCGCAGGAGATGCACGCTTTTATCCGCTCCCTTGTTGCGGAACACTATGGTGAAGACCTTGCTAATGCAACTTCTATTCTATACGGGGGCAGCGTGAAGCCTTCCAACGCCAAAGAATTGTTCTCCCAGAAGGATGTTGATGGTGGACTAGTAGGTGGAGCTTCATTAAATGCATCGGACTTTTTGGCGATAGTTGCAGCCATGTAA
- a CDS encoding helix-turn-helix transcriptional regulator, which produces MSNLVTQRFIKCHDKLKSDGTVRSSRQFALSVDYLPQSLSEILKGRRDATVGLIEKTIEKYKISPVYLFTGDGPMFMTEEENQDFRTLTIVTTVNEDERIVHVPIPAQAGYAAEHTDPNFVQDLPHYVLPDYKYKVGTHRSFDVAGDSMEPTLFEGDKVVCSYLEPTLWETGIKSNYVYVIITRADVLVRRVSNLLKESRQLELISDNAYYDRTTIKLNDIREIWYVRARISPFLPSPQNIKNQVREEVFELRKTMQQQSRLIENLNGTITQLVNQRKD; this is translated from the coding sequence ATGAGCAACCTTGTTACACAACGCTTCATCAAATGCCACGACAAGCTAAAGTCCGATGGTACGGTGCGCTCCAGCAGGCAGTTTGCCCTTTCTGTAGATTATCTGCCTCAAAGTTTAAGCGAAATTCTTAAAGGTCGTCGTGATGCCACAGTAGGCCTCATCGAGAAGACCATCGAGAAATACAAGATCAGTCCTGTTTACTTGTTTACCGGTGATGGCCCAATGTTCATGACGGAGGAAGAGAACCAAGATTTTCGCACGCTCACCATTGTCACTACCGTAAACGAGGATGAACGTATTGTCCACGTTCCAATACCTGCTCAGGCAGGTTATGCCGCCGAGCATACCGACCCCAATTTTGTTCAGGATTTGCCCCATTATGTCTTGCCTGATTATAAATACAAGGTAGGAACGCACCGGTCTTTTGATGTTGCAGGGGATAGCATGGAACCCACCTTGTTTGAAGGGGATAAGGTGGTTTGTAGTTATTTGGAACCCACCCTATGGGAAACCGGTATAAAGAGCAACTACGTTTATGTTATCATCACGAGAGCAGACGTTCTGGTAAGAAGGGTAAGCAACCTCTTGAAAGAGTCTCGTCAGTTAGAGTTGATTTCTGACAATGCTTACTACGACCGTACGACGATAAAACTGAATGACATTCGCGAAATTTGGTACGTTCGCGCGAGGATAAGTCCATTTTTACCTTCGCCACAGAACATTAAAAACCAAGTACGAGAGGAAGTTTTTGAGCTTCGCAAAACCATGCAGCAGCAATCTCGTCTTATCGAAAACCTGAATGGCACCATCACCCAACTGGTCAATCAGCGAAAAGATTAA
- a CDS encoding CoA-binding protein — MHTLVLGATTNPNRIAFQAIHRLVNQGYPVSAVGIRHGEVAGIPIQQGMPELEDIHTITLYLNPQRQEPYYDYILGLKPKRIIFNPGTENVQLMRLAEEAGIEVEIACTLVMLATREYAK, encoded by the coding sequence ATGCATACGCTCGTTTTAGGTGCCACTACCAATCCCAATCGGATAGCTTTTCAGGCCATTCACAGGCTCGTCAACCAAGGTTATCCTGTCAGTGCAGTGGGTATTCGCCATGGAGAAGTGGCTGGTATTCCTATACAGCAAGGCATGCCTGAGTTGGAGGACATTCACACCATAACCCTCTACCTTAATCCTCAGCGACAGGAACCCTACTATGATTACATTTTGGGCTTAAAGCCCAAAAGAATCATTTTCAATCCGGGAACAGAAAACGTCCAATTGATGAGATTGGCTGAAGAGGCTGGCATTGAGGTGGAAATAGCTTGCACCCTGGTGATGTTGGCGACGCGAGAATACGCCAAGTAG
- a CDS encoding DUF6435 family protein, with amino-acid sequence MFGLFKKDPVAQLEKEYQKIMEEAMHVQRSGDLKAYAKKIEASEKILEQIQALRNTSK; translated from the coding sequence ATGTTTGGATTATTCAAAAAAGACCCCGTCGCTCAACTCGAAAAAGAATACCAAAAGATCATGGAAGAAGCGATGCACGTACAGCGTTCTGGTGATTTAAAAGCTTACGCAAAGAAAATTGAAGCTTCAGAAAAAATCCTGGAACAGATCCAAGCATTGCGAAATACAAGTAAATAA
- a CDS encoding DUF481 domain-containing protein has protein sequence MRFTEVRNIILAFALLGSITTNGQIVNIEDKRANLDTVGWFWQLDFGGKLTENTRSVLALNGAIRVDQIKDHSQWLFLVNYNLVKADEDRFVNDGFGHLRFGQQINERWTWETFGQLQYNRRLLIDFRALAGTGPRLQIREQENWELALGLLYMFEYNELEEGEITRNDNRLSSYLSARVKVGQHASFASTSYYQPLVSRLGESRLSSVNTISISLNERIAFGSSFSITYDGLLAQLLPDIPATSYIWNNTLRLRF, from the coding sequence ATGAGATTTACGGAAGTTAGAAATATCATCCTTGCCTTTGCACTTTTAGGAAGCATCACCACAAACGGGCAAATTGTCAATATAGAAGACAAAAGAGCCAACCTGGATACCGTTGGCTGGTTTTGGCAACTGGATTTTGGAGGTAAGCTGACCGAAAACACCAGGTCTGTTCTGGCTTTGAATGGAGCGATAAGAGTAGATCAAATCAAAGATCATTCACAATGGTTATTTCTCGTCAATTACAACCTGGTCAAGGCCGATGAAGATCGTTTTGTAAATGATGGTTTTGGTCATCTCCGGTTTGGACAGCAGATCAATGAAAGATGGACCTGGGAAACTTTTGGACAACTCCAGTACAATCGCCGTCTCCTGATTGATTTTCGTGCCTTAGCGGGAACTGGGCCCCGCTTGCAGATTAGAGAGCAAGAAAACTGGGAACTGGCCCTGGGCTTGCTCTACATGTTCGAATACAACGAATTGGAAGAGGGAGAAATCACCAGGAATGACAACCGCTTGAGCAGTTATTTAAGTGCACGTGTCAAAGTAGGACAACACGCAAGTTTTGCCAGCACTTCCTATTACCAGCCTTTAGTCTCCCGGCTGGGAGAGAGCCGACTTTCATCCGTCAATACCATATCCATCAGCCTAAATGAACGAATTGCTTTCGGAAGCAGTTTTAGTATCACCTATGATGGCCTTTTGGCCCAATTGCTGCCGGACATTCCAGCCACCAGTTATATCTGGAACAATACCCTCCGACTAAGATTTTAA
- a CDS encoding ADP-ribosylglycohydrolase family protein → MPSIIHSAIIGLAVGDALGVPVEFEDRSKLATEPVIGVRGYGTYNQPPGTWSDDSSLTFCLADSLAKGYDLADIARKFVAWRKAEIWTPHGEVFDIGMTTHRAIGVLAEILSHGDLDALKELQWEADEYTNGNGALMRILPLYFSIHQLSLEEQFDRVWEVSALTHGHIRSALCCFYYLRFFHQIANKKTKEEAYHFTNNEFSSFLKQKDISYGEQQLFQRILSGNIAALPEEAIASDGYVMHSLEASLWCLLRHEDYPTTILAAINLGEDTDTTAAIVGGWAGALYGFSGIPSAWKKILVKYEEIMALCDRLTVE, encoded by the coding sequence ATGCCATCAATCATCCACAGTGCAATTATAGGCTTAGCCGTTGGTGACGCTTTGGGCGTGCCTGTAGAGTTTGAAGACCGTAGCAAACTTGCAACTGAACCCGTTATAGGTGTTCGCGGCTACGGTACATATAACCAACCACCTGGTACCTGGTCGGATGATTCCTCGCTTACCTTCTGTTTAGCGGATAGCCTGGCAAAAGGTTATGACCTGGCAGATATTGCTCGGAAATTTGTGGCTTGGCGCAAAGCTGAAATATGGACGCCACATGGTGAAGTCTTTGATATTGGTATGACCACCCATCGAGCTATCGGTGTATTGGCCGAAATCCTCTCTCATGGAGATTTGGATGCGCTCAAAGAATTACAATGGGAAGCAGACGAGTACACCAATGGAAACGGAGCATTGATGAGGATTCTTCCTCTCTATTTCTCCATTCATCAACTTTCGTTGGAGGAGCAGTTTGACCGTGTTTGGGAAGTGTCGGCCCTGACGCATGGCCATATTCGTTCGGCCTTGTGTTGTTTCTATTATTTGCGATTCTTTCATCAAATTGCGAACAAAAAGACAAAAGAAGAAGCCTACCATTTTACGAACAATGAGTTTTCCTCCTTTTTAAAGCAAAAAGACATTTCCTACGGAGAGCAACAACTTTTTCAACGCATTTTGAGTGGCAACATCGCCGCACTTCCGGAAGAGGCGATTGCTTCTGATGGCTATGTTATGCACAGTCTGGAGGCCAGTCTTTGGTGCCTATTGCGCCACGAAGACTACCCTACTACCATCTTGGCTGCCATTAATTTAGGAGAGGATACAGATACTACCGCCGCCATCGTAGGAGGCTGGGCAGGAGCGCTTTATGGCTTTTCAGGTATACCTTCAGCTTGGAAGAAAATTTTGGTAAAGTACGAGGAAATTATGGCTCTGTGCGATCGGTTGACGGTGGAGTAG
- a CDS encoding HAD family hydrolase, which translates to MKIPYPISAIIFDLDGTLVQTESVHCEAWLRVLAKRGFHYDEHWFEQWIGTADRFLAQGVIDEHQLSIPRRTLQQEKEALFYELVVKKNQAFPGVEAILEALARHLPLAIATNSSRQDTEYVFRSTPVDRFMKKVVTSSDVKQLKPHPEMYLLAAKQLGVAPESCLVLEDSPAGSEAGTAAGMYVLGLCSSQPKEKMTAAQEWFETPLEGMQRILELVK; encoded by the coding sequence ATGAAAATCCCCTACCCCATTTCTGCCATTATTTTTGATCTTGATGGCACCCTGGTACAGACAGAAAGTGTTCATTGTGAAGCGTGGCTAAGGGTACTTGCCAAACGTGGTTTCCATTATGACGAGCACTGGTTTGAGCAGTGGATTGGCACAGCAGACCGATTTCTTGCCCAAGGCGTAATTGATGAGCATCAACTCTCGATTCCTCGGAGAACATTACAACAGGAGAAAGAAGCATTGTTCTATGAGCTGGTTGTAAAAAAGAACCAGGCTTTTCCAGGTGTGGAAGCCATTTTGGAAGCATTAGCAAGACATCTTCCACTGGCTATCGCAACAAATAGCTCCAGGCAAGACACGGAATATGTTTTCCGTTCTACCCCAGTGGATCGCTTCATGAAAAAAGTAGTGACCTCTTCCGATGTGAAGCAGCTGAAACCACATCCAGAGATGTATTTACTCGCTGCGAAGCAGCTCGGCGTTGCGCCCGAATCCTGCCTGGTTTTGGAAGACTCCCCAGCGGGGTCGGAAGCAGGAACCGCAGCAGGAATGTATGTGTTGGGGCTGTGTAGCTCTCAACCCAAAGAAAAAATGACCGCAGCACAGGAATGGTTTGAAACGCCGTTGGAAGGAATGCAACGGATTTTGGAATTGGTAAAATAG